In Temnothorax longispinosus isolate EJ_2023e chromosome 10, Tlon_JGU_v1, whole genome shotgun sequence, a single window of DNA contains:
- the LOC139819867 gene encoding nucleolar protein 9 has product MDSMAEVHEVDKKKRKKKRSRMQMAKKFHRQRNLGNGLDQDTYQYMIRILELIRNDLSSSEEKTMLVRNVYQEIAGREVECACNQVGSLVIDSLLKYANLEAIQKLIQAFESSLRRFSSDRFASHILQKIIIVCADRGNRVPASNAKNADGDKTSTKSENIVDAVIEVKPSEMQTYNDIVLKLSRYVFNNSEEFVFDAYANHVLRTVVECLGGLIEDPNEIKNKKSAMPDLTKRRPVIQDYKDLLIQSCDRLQKWPQFRQFGREQMTSGLVQCILYSLKDIDSGLVKTIIKKIITECFEVEEDEKLPSIFNSECSIRILEACLMVARPKLFKKIYNTFFAGNLEYLCSTQSTNFSVQKLLDYCVTKEVFEEMFDKVTEHFPKILKQGFTGILVSTGNACLRLQAKQGPFVNAIVELLKCDASAKNQTQLVRCIMTLKKPSQLNVEPNSSPPPFHLHGSLIIQAILMFNKPIKAVNSLLEMNNEELLRLFGDPKGSRVLDAFMDSKYIGEKSREKLCKKLHGTWVELAKGTHGSRCVDKMWAWARMNQKMLIMEELAAAGQSLGSTKSGKIISAKLNVPLFARDKKEWSQWQKKEEKIKVMFSDIIEKTPEKNENL; this is encoded by the coding sequence ATGGACAGCATGGCAGAGGTGCACGAGGTCGACAAGAAGAAACGAAAGAAGAAGCGTTCTCGCATGCAGATGGCGAAGAAATTTCACCGTCAGAGGAACCTTGGTAATGGCCTGGACCAGGACACCTATCAGTACATGATTCGTATTCTCGAGTTAATACGTAACGATTTGTCTTCGTCCGAGGAGAAGACGATGCTTGTGCGAAACGTCTATCAGGAGATAGCTGGTCGCGAGGTCGAATGTGCCTGTAACCAAGTCGGATCTCTCGTCATAGATTCTCTGCTCAAGTACGCCAACTTGGAGGCCATTCAGAAGCTGATCCAGGCATTTGAATCCTCTTTAAGGCGATTCAGCAGCGACAGATTCGCCAGCCACATTTTGCAGAAGATAATAATAGTCTGTGCTGACAGAGGCAACAGAGTCCCTGCGTCAAACGCGAAGAATGCCGATGGCGATAAGACGAGCAcaaaatcagaaaatattgTCGACGCTGTCATAGAAGTTAAGCCATCCGAAATGCAGACCTATAACGATATTGTTCTGAAGCTGAGCAGATACGTTTTCAATAATAGCGAAGAGTTTGTGTTTGACGCTTATGCTAATCATGTGTTGCGAACAGTCGTAGAATGTCTGGGGGGATTAATCGAGGATCCCAACGAAATTAAGAATAAGAAGTCTGCCATGCCGGATCTCACGAAAAGACGTCCCGTGATACAGGACTATAAGGATTTGCTGATACAAAGTTGCGACCGATTACAGAAATGGCCGCAATTCCGTCAGTTTGGACGGGAACAAATGACTTCCGGTCTAGTACAATGTATCTTGTACTCGTTGAAAGATATTGATTCAGGTTTAGTGAAGACCATCATCAAGAAGATTATAACCGAATGTTTTGAAGTGGAAGAAGACGAGAAGCTGCCAAGTATATTTAATTCGGAATGTTCTATCAGAATACTGGAAGCTTGTCTGATGGTAGCCAGACCAAAACTCTTTAAGAAGATATATAACACCTTTTTCGCTGGAAATTTAGAATACTTATGTTCGACGCAAAGTACCAATTTTAGCGTGCAAAAGTTATTAGATTATTGTGTCACTAAGGAAGTCTTTGAAGAAATGTTTGACAAAGTGACAGaacattttccaaaaattctCAAGCAAGGTTTTACCGGGATATTAGTCAGCACTGGAAATGCGTGCTTGAGGTTGCAGGCGAAACAAGGTCCATTTGTCAATGCAATCGTCGAGCTACTAAAGTGTGACGCATCCGCAAAGAATCAAACGCAGCTTGTACGATGTATAATGACTTTAAAGAAACCATCTCAACTGAACGTTGAACCGAATAGTTCACCTCCACCTTTCCATTTGCACGGAAGTCTGATAATACAGGCCatattaatgtttaacaaACCTATCAAAGCTGTGAACTCCTTACTAGAGATGAATAACGAAGAGTTACTGCGGTTGTTTGGCGACCCGAAGGGCAGTCGAGTCCTGGATGCTTTCATGGACAGCAAATACATCGGCGAGAAGAGCAGGgagaaattatgtaaaaagctGCACGGCACTTGGGTAGAATTAGCCAAAGGTACGCACGGATCCAGATGCGTGGATAAAATGTGGGCATGGGCGCGCATGAATCAAAAAATGCTCATCATGGAGGAATTGGCCGCGGCTGGACAATCTTTAGGATCTACGAAATCAGGCAAGATCATTTCCGCGAAGCTAAATGTTCCCTTGTTCGCGAGAGATAAGAAGGAGTGGTCGCAATGgcaaaagaaagaggaaaagattAAAGTAATGTTTTCagatattattgaaaaaactcCTGAGAAAAATGAgaatctgtaa